The genomic DNA ttttttacggtTCTATTGcctacttaaaaataattcataatgtTCAATTGATTACTATTTAATTGTGTACCCAAATCAAAGAAATATCTAATTAATGTagacaattttttgatttatttccTGAGAAAGAAAATTTGTAAAGAGACTCAACAGCCATTTGACCAGTAACAGGGTCACAGTAAGATACATAAGTATAACAAAATGATGGTGTGGCATCAAGTTTTAgcataccaaaaaaataaaataatacattgtAATTTGTCTTCCAAGaggaaaaagtaaaataacaatattggaatataaaaaaataagataacaaagaaacaaaatttaaattacattatttgAAGACAAGCTACTAGTGTATACAGTTACCAGGACGAAGGGggatgtacttttttttatttctattcaaaacattcaaaaccgatcacttgaaaaaaacgCAGCTAATCTGGAAAATATCAGTACTTGGGACGAATCTCATGATCAATGCAAGCAATGACCTGATCAAGTCACTAATTTCTAATAAAACTCTGTCAAGTTTTCCAGTTATTATTCTGAAGACTACTGTggttctgatatattttttcttaaatgatCGGTCTTGAACGTTGATAATTTCTCAACAAGTACAAGATTTTCTCAGCATATAAATCAGAAGATTACATACAATGATAAGATATTTCTTTGATTTGGGTATACAATTTAATAGTAATCAACTGAACATCATTAATTACTTTTCTGTAGGCAATAGAACAGTctgcaataatttttgtccgcaattaaattatatactttatatttatgtaggcAATAGAaccgtaaaaaataaatttgataggCAACTgagtagtaaaaatttataatgtacgaaaaaaaaatgtaagcaaCTGATGCCtgcacaaaatatttaaatgattggTTTGAAGAAGACCCGACTTGGATTCTCCTTCGTTTTTTGGTTCACTGGAATTCGAATCGTGAAAAAACTCTTTGctttctgtaaatttttactttaaaagagaaattatatatcatattAAATTACTACGTCTACGCATTCTCTATTGCTAATTTAGTATCGAGGATTTTATcctgttgaaataaaaaaatagttgttctattataattttaattgttaattcacacgttataattaaaataattagtttattattaaatacattttgaTTGTCTGCCAACTTACAATCACTTGGcctttaattgatattttaacgcaaacgaaattcaaaaaatataaataaacttaaaataactattttattaatttaattatttcactataaattaataagtatataaatttttaaataatttattttttagaaggGATAAAAGTATCggtgatttaatttttaatctcttTGCTTATTCTACTTCTTCTTTATTCTCTGCttcatttaaacttaaatGCCTGCGCAAGTAATTTTAGTAACAGAATTCACAAGCACAGTCATTTAACGCGAGTTAATCAACTCTTAAGTCTAGtggtttaaaattatgtacggCTTTGCTACCATTACTTTGTACaagtactaaaaaatattattatttaaatttttgtcttggttaattttatttacattaataaaataaaaataaaaatggatgTTGCTAAAGAATTGGTGTTAAGAatgaaaaagataaataaatcacaTGTAGGATACGGTTTGCAAGCTGAAAGTGAAGCATTAGTAGGtcatattttacaaaatatggCTAAATCATCCATGCCGACatttaaagttgataaaaagaatgaaaaagaTTGTTTGCGATATCGCGAAGAAGGTAAATTTTAGGAGTGTGCGAATCGGtttcgaaatttgaatcgaattattcgtcgatttttaaattattctagtttttcaattatttgtaacttttcaaattactcGATTCAAATCGAGGAAAGTTTGATcagctttcaaatattcaatttttaataaaaaataattttttcgtagattCGTATCTGAGCTCTGTCTActtctgataaaaatttgaattatcggaaaaaatattacaatttcgagtcgtttagaaaatttactaattattcgaaaagtttaaaattattcgtcaattttcgaattattctagttttttaattatttgtaacttttcaaattactcGATTCAAATCGAGGAAAGTTTGATcagctttcaaatattcaattttgaataaaaaatatttttttcgtagatTCGTATCTGAGCTCTGTGtacttttgataaaaatttgaattattggaaaaaatatcGCAATTTTAAGTCGTTCAGAAAATTTaccaattattcaaaaaattacgaataattcgaattattcgatatGAATAATTCGTAAGTTTGAATTAATGGCACACCcctggtaaatttaaatttaaaacatttacaaTTCATAATAACTATCAATTATTACAGGAAACCAACACTTTGTTGCTGGAGATGATCAAGAAGCAATAGAAAGTTACACCCGGTCACTAGCTTACGCAAACACAAATAAACTAATGGCCCACGCGCGCGCTAACCGTTCCGCGGCTTTGTACCGCAAGGAGATGTACAAGGAGTGTATCATCGACATTCAAGCGGCTCTGGAACTCGGATACCCCGAAGACAAACGCAAGAACTTGCAAGACCGCGGCTTGAAAGCTATGGCAAAACTGAACCAGGTCAAAGCCAACGGCGAGGACAAGGACGACCGCCCAAGTGCGGATGCTGAGTCTCTGATAATAACCGACTCTGCGGAGACTGGCGACAAAAAAGACATAAGTGACGTAGAAATAAAGCAAGACGCTGACGATGATAAGTTTGTAAAGCCGAGGTATTTATCCAACCCGGAAGTCATGTCCGTTCCTTATGGTCAGAGTGAGGAAGCTCCTGCAAATAGCAAAGGTATAGCTATTAAATATTCCGAAGAATATGGACGTCATTTAGTAGCCACTGAACATTTCAAAGCTGGGGAAATACTTACTGTTGAGAAACCGTACAGTTGGGTCATTTATCGTGACAAgtaattggtttttttatattaattatgatgattaagttgattgattgattgattggtTAGTTggttgattgattgattgattgatttattttattcatacaGATTTTACACCCACTGTCATCATTGTTTAGAGCAATCCAGCTGCTTGATACCATGTCCTCATTGTCCAATAGCTCAGTACTGCAGTGAAAAGTGTCGTCTAGAAAGTTGGAACCTGGCTCATAATATAGAATGCTCTGTACTGAGTGTTCTCCTGAATCTCTTGAATGTCGATGAAGACAAAATACGCATGGTTATGAAAATAATACGTCTGATGGTAACGGTAACATCTGggggaaataaaattgatgatttACGTAAAGATATGGCGATTGCTGAATCAAATCTTGGTAACACAGCTCCagtatatttcatttaaatattttatttagtttatatttttagataataGGACAGCTGGGTTTACTGATAAAGGAGCTTTAGAAAGTACCAGCGCAAGATCTGCTTTGAGTCTCGCTACCAATATGACAACACGTCCGCTTATTGGTATCAGCGCATTTGCTTGCATTTCGGCACTGACTGCAATGTTACTGTCAActcaaactaaattttttggtaaaaagtATCAACTTAGTGAACTTAAAGATATTAATAAACTACCGGATATTAAATTTTGCGGGAGTATTATGCTCAGAGCTTGTGTCATTACTTCGTCAAATTGTTTttcggtaataaaaaaattgattatataaaGGGTACGGAAGTTTGTGCTGaacaataagaataaaagaaaaaaatttgcacaAATTTCTCAAAGAAATTTCTAAAAGATATATTCGAATGTCGAAAGTCATTAAAGTCGTCGAAATTAGGGTTGTGAACAAAATATGTCAATAAGACAATCAGCAAGATAATTAGCAAGATCATTAGCAAGACGATTGTCTTGCTCATTGTCTTACTGGCGGTCTTGCTGCTTGTCTTGCTGGTGTTCTTGCCCATTgtcttgctaattgtcttgCCCATTGTCTTGCTGTTTGTCTTGCTGGTGTTCTTGCCCATTGTCTTGCTAATGgtcttgctaattgtcttgctGTTTGTTTTACTGACGGTCTTGCTGGTAGTCTTGCTAATGGTCTTGCTAATTGTTTTGCGGTAATCTTGCTAATGGTCTTACTCattgtcttgctggtggtcttgctgctTGTCTTGTTGGTGGTCTTGCTAATGGTCTTACTCATTgtcttgctaattgtcttgctggtggtcttgctgctTGTCTTGTTGGTGGTCTTGCTAATGGTCTTACTCATTgtcttgctaattgtcttgctggtggtaTTGCTGCTTGTCTTGTTGGTGGTCTTGCTAATTATCTTGCAattgtcttgctggtggtcttgctaatTATCTTGCTGATTGTCttattgacatatttttttcacaacctcAATTTCAACATTCGTTTATAGCATtcgatatttgaatatatcttttaatttaattcacgtgAATTTCCTCGCGATCGTAATTTGGATATAGAGAAATTTGAGcgaattcttttcttttattcttatcGTTGAGCACAAACTTCTGTACCCTGattatatgtaaaataaataacaattatgcaattaataataaataaataaaatttagatccaACCGGAACCGGGAATAAAAGTTGGGTCAGGTCTCTATGTAGCTCATAGTCTGTACAATCACTCGTGCGCAGCAAATACCTTTAGACACTTCGAAGGTCTCACGATGATAACACGTGCGATGGAGCCGATTCGTCCTGGGGATCAAGTATTTACAGGATACGGTGCTGATTATTCTTACATGGGTCTTGCCGAGCGCAAAGACAAACTGATGGATGAGTACTTTTTTGATTGCCAGTGTCCGGCCTGTGTCAACGACTGGCCGACTTACAAAGTTATTCTTGATAAGCATCTGGGCTCCATTAAGAGGAACAAGAAACTCGTTGATCGGCTGAAACCATACAAACAGAGATTGTTAACAGACAAGTATGACATTGATGCGGTAAAGCACGTGCTTGATATTCTTTACAGTGACCCGACGGTGTCTAAGCCCTGCGAAGAAATTCTACATGCGGTACATTATCTTAGATGTTATTATTTAGGTAAATTACACAAGAGTAAATagtaggggtgtgcgaatagttCGAACTTACGAATTATTCATATCGAATTgaatcgaatttttattagtaattattcataaattttcgaattattagaaaatttactaataattcaaatttttgtctgaGGTAAATAGAACTCAGACACAaatctacgaaaaaattattttttgttactttaaaaattaaactatccattaaataaaaattaaatatttgcaaGATGATGAGAATTTTATCGATTCAACTCGAAAAGATTcgaattcattaaaaaatttgaattattagaaaagttatggttaattaaaaaatttttggatagtTATAAAGTTGaagaataattcgaaaagttACGAATGATACGATGTTCGCGgataaaatatccccgacaaaataccCGCGATAAAATATCCGAATACAAAttatccgatagacaaaatatccccggattaaatattgaagagacaaaaattcgtaacAAAATATTCTGTCGATAAAtcttattcagaaaaatatattttcagtgaaaaaataattaatggtttTCGATAAACGGGTATCGTACCATTCCAAGCATATGTGTTGACCTGTTTCCAAAATAATACCCACCCGaaatctgtgaaaaaaggACACAGTACGATTTCAAGCATATGTGTTGATCTATTTTTTACATCACACACTCACATTTTATGTgcaaatatattaaacatttctgataaaagggtaccgtactatttatataaaaagcatttatattataagatattttttggggatattttgtctatcggataaaATGTATTCGGATATTTTatcgcggatattttgtctttgGATAATAAGTGACGGTaccgaataattaaaaaattttaattattcgatttGAGTTTCAAATCGAATAGTTAAATTCGATTTACTTCGATTCGAACCTGATTCGCATACCCTCAATAAATAGATAGTGACAGCTTACTTGCTTTTTTAACGCTTATTGGCTtaatgattatatttattgtattttctttttcttttgctTTGTTGGATGCCGCAGCTACGCCAATTTTTCATGTTTGCTAtcgcataaaaataaaattattatgattaattatttataactttaattaattaaattttttttcttttagatCCTTAGTCGACGTggaattaaaatacaaattttttactatgtaatacaatttttattactttttagtTATTACTGTGACAAGTTCATTTTCAAAGGtgtgataattataatcattattgtaattaattaagagaAGTTTTCAGTGAgaagaaatttgtttttttttttatcaacactaattatttttcatggaaaaattatttttacaaatctaATTACGTTCAAattattagataaatttaaatgattgaGTCTCTCTTCAAATGCAGTCGTAAAAATTGGCGgcaaataaaatgaaaaagttttaatttttaaattaaattagtcATCAATCggctgaataaaatttttttaattaatttaacatttacattaaaaataaatattatttttaacccaCGCGACTCTAATTTATTTAGtgggaaattcaaaattaaataaataaaattttctgtatcaGTTACAATGtcagtttttaaaaactaattgaaactaattatatatataattagtaaatattattgtaattaaaaattaaaatatgcatttattttatccgcataataaatttaaactttcgcaCATgtgtctaaaaaaattttagttttaaatttaataatttacccgccaaaataaatttaaaaatttcattacatCAATTGACGGCTGATTTACAcccaaattttattaaattaaaaaaaaacgtggaacgaaactaaaaaaattttttaatgagtagCGAAACTGAAAGCTtctcttaattataattataaattaacaataaacattaaatatcatcatatatttatttcactcATATCAGAATTCTATGTgctattgtaaaataaaaagtataatttatgTGTAGGAATGTACacatccattttttatttaattgtaatcataatcataatcgtAATCATAATCACAGAaaacaaacatatatataaatatataattagcGTAGAAATTTACTAATACGAAGTAGAAGTTTgaatatttctttaaaaaaaaaaaatgtgagacagtaattattgttatcaattaaaattaaataataatgaataattatgagcagtaaatttattagaaaCGATTAATATTTGAGAATGCAGCGAAGAGCGGTTGAGATGTTGAAGTTGAATTGGAAGCTGGTTGTGAATCTCCGATACTTTTAAGTAAATTTCCTTGGAGAAGACTATCGAGAGCTTTTTGTACTGTCGGATCATTAAGCAAAGGCGATGGTGTCACTGTCGCTGTACCTGTTACTGATGACGCTGATGGAGTTGCTGTTGTTGATGCTGGCAACACGATTTATTaacttacattttttatcttattactaaactatatataaataaataaataaataaatattataatttataaattacgcTCAAATGTTGTTATCACTGCGATAAATCACACGCGTTTATTTCactctatttttaaaataatccacGACCttgtgatttaaaattttttttataaatgcacaagatatttttttcgtatcgtATAAAATGCACACGGTCTgtgtacaaaattttaaataaatatatttttattattaacgcACTAGGTTACGAGTTTGTTTTGGCGGcaactattttaaattttacgatttATGTTTTCGGGTTTTATCGCCGGTGCTGataaatcttttattaaaattagagTACCAGGcccggtttttaaattttaaaataagataATAGACCCAATGAccgatatatttatatatataatacatatttatataactgTTATGCAACAAACGATAGATGAACTAAATTActggtaataaaataaatattttttattatttatttatataattgttatttttacttgaaatttattttcgtcgCATTGAATGTTGATATTATTAGAGTCAGAATTACGTAGACTCAAAAaatagcataaaaaaaaagtttttaagtaaaaatctACTAGAAGctccatgaattttttttttaattttaaaattttaagagaaCATGGAAAAGTTTTATCATATTTCTGTGATAAAAGTAAACTGATTAAATTTGTTATCAGTTAAAAGGTATAGATATTAATGAATGCctttaattagtttaaaatttcaaaatttaaatttcgcgctaaaaaattttaaattgtttagaaGCTTTGTTATGAAGTGAACGGGTCTTGGGtcttttatcttttaaaaaacgcGCGATTATTTAACCTGATACTTTTCTGACGGCAGATTTAAACtcagcattaaaaaaaatcgtactgattttgtatttaaaaaaaaattaaacccgATTCCGAAAGGCGACCGTGGGCGCATTGCGCtccgtaaataaaatttatgaaaaaaaattatattaattttgatatgaGCATGTCCGGATTAAATGTATAACTGTAATGAGTTAAATGACgtcgatataaatttaaaaaaattacctggcggCAACAGAGGCGCTGGTACTGGGGCAGGAGCCGGCACAGGACTTGGTACCGGAGCGTTAGATTTATTACtgtttaaaatgtttaaaattctGGACTGCAGCTCAGCTTGTTTCGGATCGTTGGCAGCCAGAGAAGCTCCCGCCAAATCTTTGGCATCGCCCAACTCAATCTGCACTTGCTCTTCGCGTTTTACTTCCAAGTATTTGATAACGCGCTCGTACTGTAATACAGTCAGCTGATGATTGTCTGCTAGCATGTTCAGCAAAACTTGGATGGCATCTGGATGTCTGTCAGTAGCAAATGGTGTATTAAATGGCACCCCCCGACCTCCtgatttataattactaaaatcGCGGTTTATTAATGCCAATGCGTCATCTGCTGGCATATTTCTGTGCTCTgaaatattaatcaattaagatttagagtttaaatatttaaaaaaaatataattaattaccttgAGGTAGTCCATGAAGAATATTTAGAGTCAAGGAATGATGTTCCATATTAATCGGCATAATAACAACAGCATAAAGACATCCCCGGTTGGCGATGTTACCCAACACACGACTCAGCGGGACTTCTTCATTGGGAAACAACAAATCAACAGTCAGTCCCATTTTTTTCAGACGCGCTTCGATAGCTTCTGCGTActcagttaaatttttgtgGACCACAATAATCTCACAGTCATTTTTATCAACCGCTGGAGCTGCTGCTGGCATTGGAAACTCATTAGGTCCACCCATTCTACCAAAATTACCGGGTCCGCCGGGTCCAGGGCCACCAAGACCCGGGCCACCATGACCTGGACCACCGAGACCAGGACCGCCAAGACCTGGACCACCAAGACCTCCAAGCCCAGGTCCTCCCATACCTCCCATAAGACCTGGACCTCCGCCTAAATTATTTCCCATACCCATTGGGTCTTTAAACCGATCATCAAATCGATTGTTGTC from Microplitis mediator isolate UGA2020A chromosome 7, iyMicMedi2.1, whole genome shotgun sequence includes the following:
- the LOC130671344 gene encoding SET and MYND domain-containing protein 4-like isoform X2, with the protein product MDVAKELVLRMKKINKSHVGYGLQAESEALVGHILQNMAKSSMPTFKVDKKNEKDCLRYREEGNQHFVAGDDQEAIESYTRSLAYANTNKLMAHARANRSAALYRKEMYKECIIDIQAALELGYPEDKRKNLQDRGLKAMAKLNQVKANGEDKDDRPSADAESLIITDSAETGDKKDISDVEIKQDADDDKFVKPRYLSNPEVMSVPYGQSEEAPANSKGIAIKYSEEYGRHLVATEHFKAGEILTVEKPYSWVIYRDKFYTHCHHCLEQSSCLIPCPHCPIAQYCSEKCRLESWNLAHNIECSVLSVLLNLLNVDEDKIRMVMKIIRLMVTVTSGGNKIDDLRKDMAIAESNLDNRTAGFTDKGALESTSARSALSLATNMTTRPLIGISAFACISALTAMLLSTQTKFFGKKYQLSELKDINKLPDIKFCGSIMLRACVITSSNCFSIQPEPGIKVGSGLYVAHSLYNHSCAANTFRHFEGLTMITRAMEPIRPGDQVFTGYGADYSYMGLAERKDKLMDEYFFDCQCPACVNDWPTYKVILDKHLGSIKRNKKLVDRLKPYKQRLLTDKYDIDAVKHVLDILYSDPTVSKPCEEILHAVHYLRCYYLDP
- the LOC130671344 gene encoding SET and MYND domain-containing protein 4-like isoform X1 produces the protein MDVAKELVLRMKKINKSHVGYGLQAESEALVGHILQNMAKSSMPTFKVDKKNEKDCLRYREEGNQHFVAGDDQEAIESYTRSLAYANTNKLMAHARANRSAALYRKEMYKECIIDIQAALELGYPEDKRKNLQDRGLKAMAKLNQVKANGEDKDDRPSADAESLIITDSAETGDKKDISDVEIKQDADDDKFVKPRYLSNPEVMSVPYGQSEEAPANSKGIAIKYSEEYGRHLVATEHFKAGEILTVEKPYSWVIYRDKFYTHCHHCLEQSSCLIPCPHCPIAQYCSEKCRLESWNLAHNIECSVLSVLLNLLNVDEDKIRMVMKIIRLMVTVTSGGNKIDDLRKDMAIAESNLDNRTAGFTDKGALESTSARSALSLATNMTTRPLIGISAFACISALTAMLLSTQTKFFGKKYQLSELKDINKLPDIKFCGSIMLRACVITSSNCFSIQPEPGIKVGSGLYVAHSLYNHSCAANTFRHFEGLTMITRAMEPIRPGDQVFTGYGADYSYMGLAERKDKLMDEYFFDCQCPACVNDWPTYKVILDKHLGSIKRNKKLVDRLKPYKQRLLTDKYDIDAVKHVLDILYSDPTVSKPCEEILHAVHYLRCYYLGKLHKSK
- the LOC130671343 gene encoding epsin-like isoform X2 — protein: MAVRLLKDPSTANCRVFVGHLQTEDMNKMEFEQHFSKYGTVIGSLINRGFGFIQYENEKAAQAAIQSENGQMFKGRRIDVKPAKKDTHGGGGGGGGGGSGGGGDQKNNQFSPRSGGGNQSFNQKNTSFNNSNCDDSFDDNDNNKNSGNSSGHDGFNSNDNNNSNRDDDGSDYQQFNSNQNDSFNNSNNGGAGGNNQGKDNKDQFNSSGNQNKNNNMNRMDDDNSNASSGSQNNRSGGNQNRSGNNNRNQGSNNQRQRGNRGGKNRNKNRSGGGDNSGNFRDRSPLNRGPMNRGPGGPGNDDKNNRDWGDHNMMRNNFNRDNFNDNNRFDDRFKDPMGMGNNLGGGPGLMGGMGGPGLGGLGGPGLGGPGLGGPGHGGPGLGGPGPGGPGNFGRMGGPNEFPMPAAAPAVDKNDCEIIVVHKNLTEYAEAIEARLKKMGLTVDLLFPNEEVPLSRVLGNIANRGCLYAVVIMPINMEHHSLTLNILHGLPQEHRNMPADDALALINRDFSNYKSGGRGVPFNTPFATDRHPDAIQVLLNMLADNHQLTVLQYERVIKYLEVKREEQVQIELGDAKDLAGASLAANDPKQAELQSRILNILNSNKSNAPVPSPVPAPAPVPAPLLPPANMKNWRSCGIQQSKRKRKYNKYNH
- the LOC130671343 gene encoding epsin-like isoform X1, whose protein sequence is MAVRLLKDPSTANCRVFVGHLQTEDMNKMEFEQHFSKYGTVIGSLINRGFGFIQYENEKAAQAAIQSENGQMFKGRRIDVKPAKKDTHGGGGGGGGGGSGGGGDQKNNQFSPRSGGGNQSFNQKNTSFNNSNCDDSFDDNDNNKNSGNSSGHDGFNSNDNNNSNRDDDGSDYQQFNSNQNDSFNNSNNGGAGGNNQGKDNKDQFNSSGNQNKNNNMNRMDDDNSNASSGSQNNRSGGNQNRSGNNNRNQGSNNQRQRGNRGGKNRNKNRSGGGDNSGNFRDRSPLNRGPMNRGPGGPGNDDKNNRDWGDHNMMRNNFNRDNFNDNNRFDDRFKDPMGMGNNLGGGPGLMGGMGGPGLGGLGGPGLGGPGLGGPGHGGPGLGGPGPGGPGNFGRMGGPNEFPMPAAAPAVDKNDCEIIVVHKNLTEYAEAIEARLKKMGLTVDLLFPNEEVPLSRVLGNIANRGCLYAVVIMPINMEHHSLTLNILHGLPQEHRNMPADDALALINRDFSNYKSGGRGVPFNTPFATDRHPDAIQVLLNMLADNHQLTVLQYERVIKYLEVKREEQVQIELGDAKDLAGASLAANDPKQAELQSRILNILNSNKSNAPVPSPVPAPAPVPAPLLPPASTTATPSASSVTGTATVTPSPLLNDPTVQKALDSLLQGNLLKSIGDSQPASNSTSTSQPLFAAFSNINRF